A genomic window from Candidatus Dormiibacterota bacterium includes:
- the corA gene encoding magnesium/cobalt transporter CorA — MTSVFRFHPLTLEDCESRRHNPKIDDYGSYLFILTHGVHPESSAREFRTRQLSIFLGPNYLVTYHGEKSRSVEAALDGVRKNPLLMAHGPGMILYRTLDHQVDLYLPLMENFQKRIEEIEKACFEATTSAILQDVFGLRKALVRLRRFSGHQRETLLRLSRREFSLIDERSAIYLRDVYDHLVRITDLADSYRELVAGALEAHLSIVSNRTNEIMRALTVITTLFMPLTLITGIYGMNFQDMPELRWKHGSLFAYGLMAAVAGLMYYLFRRRGIFRGPGR, encoded by the coding sequence CTGACCTCGGTGTTCCGGTTTCATCCTCTGACCCTCGAAGACTGCGAATCGCGGCGCCACAACCCGAAGATCGACGACTACGGCTCCTATCTCTTCATCCTGACGCACGGTGTTCATCCCGAAAGCTCGGCGCGCGAGTTCCGCACCCGGCAGCTGTCGATCTTCCTGGGACCTAACTACCTCGTCACCTACCACGGCGAGAAGTCCAGAAGCGTCGAGGCGGCCCTCGACGGCGTCCGCAAGAACCCGCTCCTCATGGCCCACGGGCCGGGGATGATCCTCTACCGGACGCTCGATCATCAAGTTGATTTGTACCTGCCCCTGATGGAGAACTTCCAGAAGCGGATCGAGGAGATCGAGAAGGCCTGCTTCGAGGCCACGACCTCGGCCATCCTGCAGGATGTCTTTGGCCTGCGCAAGGCGCTGGTCCGTCTGCGCCGCTTCTCCGGTCACCAGCGCGAGACCCTCCTGCGTCTCAGCCGGCGCGAGTTCTCGTTGATCGACGAGCGCAGCGCCATCTACCTGCGCGACGTCTACGACCATCTGGTCCGGATCACCGACCTGGCCGACTCGTACCGCGAGCTGGTCGCGGGTGCTTTGGAGGCCCACCTGTCGATCGTCTCGAACCGGACCAACGAGATCATGCGGGCCCTCACGGTCATCACCACGCTGTTCATGCCGCTGACCCTGATCACCGGCATCTACGGCATGAACTTCCAGGACATGCCGGAGCTCCGCTGGAAGCACGGTTCACTCTTCGCCTACGGCCTGATGGCCGCGGTCGCCGGACTGATGTACTACCTGTTCCGCCGGCGCGGAATCTTTCGCGGCCCGGGTCGCTGA
- a CDS encoding VWA domain-containing protein yields the protein MIVRRLQLLSLAFVTLLLSFGSIGAPRAGEPAVSTPPPATTPLREYVRVVQRPYLRVGLTVTVVERQGKPVRGLSRDDFRVLEDGEEMELADFGPEGTRRDRPLSVAVLLDLSYSMGSQVKKVREAAQALLATLRPGDEIMVAKFNDDLTVLQNFTGDPGDPEKTLKRVGTAFGGTAIFRSIETTLRDLRSRAGRKVILVVSDGLDNDIERGGSVFQSLYLQDLIRLCFRTGTTVYGVRPGMSTTSWLPFEGFVEETGGRLLYTGGDLETLFARLGEEFQSQYYVGYDVDPQQAGKRRRRIRVEVLRPDLTVTTVRGFTAARDNFEALRRDLLDDGAQVRADAVYELSFLPSERSLPVLLKAAADPDERVRDLVARGLGRLGDEGGMPALVDLMGDPLPPVRAAAVDSLVLFAGRATPLLLGEVVRLTAAEPAGLRLESLLAALGRVGDERALVPVSTALRDGGSAARVAAARALGDLGLSGGITPLRAVLSDPVPEVREAAARAIVTIAGPAARGVIEDYIARETDPRLRELARDLLRR from the coding sequence ATGATCGTCCGACGGCTCCAGCTCCTGAGTCTGGCCTTCGTGACTCTTCTGCTCTCCTTCGGTTCCATCGGCGCGCCGCGCGCCGGTGAACCGGCCGTCTCCACGCCCCCGCCGGCCACGACTCCTTTGCGCGAATACGTGAGGGTGGTCCAGAGGCCCTACCTCCGGGTCGGACTGACGGTGACCGTGGTCGAGCGGCAGGGGAAGCCCGTTCGCGGCCTGTCACGGGACGACTTCCGCGTGCTGGAGGACGGCGAGGAGATGGAGCTGGCCGATTTCGGCCCGGAGGGGACGCGACGCGACCGGCCGCTGTCGGTCGCCGTGCTCCTCGATCTGTCCTACAGCATGGGGAGCCAGGTGAAGAAGGTGCGCGAGGCGGCGCAGGCGCTCCTGGCGACGCTGCGGCCGGGGGACGAGATCATGGTCGCCAAGTTCAACGACGATCTGACCGTCCTGCAGAATTTCACCGGCGACCCGGGCGATCCGGAAAAGACCCTGAAGCGGGTCGGCACCGCCTTCGGGGGCACGGCGATCTTCCGATCCATCGAGACGACGCTGCGCGACCTGCGCTCCCGCGCGGGGCGCAAGGTGATCCTGGTCGTGAGCGACGGCCTGGACAACGACATCGAGCGCGGCGGCTCGGTCTTCCAGTCGCTCTACCTGCAGGACCTGATCCGGCTGTGCTTCAGGACCGGGACGACGGTCTACGGCGTCCGTCCGGGGATGAGCACGACTTCCTGGCTGCCGTTCGAAGGATTCGTCGAAGAGACGGGCGGCCGCCTTCTCTACACCGGGGGGGATCTCGAGACGCTCTTCGCCCGCCTGGGCGAGGAGTTCCAGAGCCAGTACTACGTGGGGTACGACGTCGACCCGCAGCAGGCCGGGAAGAGACGCAGACGAATCAGGGTCGAGGTGCTGCGACCCGATCTCACCGTCACGACGGTGCGTGGATTCACGGCAGCGCGCGACAATTTCGAGGCGTTGCGTCGCGATCTTCTCGATGACGGGGCCCAGGTGCGCGCCGACGCGGTGTACGAGCTGTCGTTCCTTCCCTCCGAGCGCTCGCTGCCGGTCCTGCTCAAGGCGGCGGCCGACCCGGATGAGAGGGTGCGGGACCTCGTGGCCCGGGGGCTCGGGCGGCTGGGCGACGAAGGGGGGATGCCGGCGCTCGTGGATCTCATGGGGGATCCCCTCCCCCCGGTCCGGGCTGCGGCGGTCGATTCCCTCGTCCTGTTCGCCGGCCGGGCGACGCCGCTCCTCCTCGGGGAGGTCGTGAGGCTGACGGCAGCGGAGCCGGCCGGCCTGCGGCTGGAGAGCCTTCTCGCCGCCCTGGGGCGCGTCGGTGACGAGCGGGCGCTCGTGCCGGTGTCGACAGCGCTCCGCGACGGCGGGTCGGCCGCCCGCGTCGCGGCGGCGCGGGCCCTCGGAGACCTGGGGCTGAGCGGGGGGATCACGCCGCTGCGCGCCGTCCTGTCCGACCCCGTTCCCGAGGTGCGCGAGGCGGCGGCACGCGCAATCGTGACCATCGCCGGGCCCGCGGCCCGCGGGGTGATCGAGGACTACATCGCGCGGGAGACGGACCCCCGCCTCAGGGAGCTGGCGCGCGACCTCCTGCGGCGCTGA
- a CDS encoding aldehyde dehydrogenase family protein has translation MADTRSAAPKVTYATLAAGQTPEFNKAYDEAVERVKGALGKTHGLLIGGREIPAKETFADTSPSDTRIVLGRFASGSRADAQAAIASARKAYETVWRDLPWRERVAFIRKTASIIEKRRYDIAALMSLEVGKNRLEAMGDGQETADLMNYYCDQLERHQGFEEPMDRLSDKEDNRDVLRPFGVWVIISPFNFPMALSGGPSSGALLGGNTVVFKPATDTPMTGYALAECYREAGLPEGVFNYVTGPGSSVGDELVTNAGADGILFTGSREVGFDIFRKFSRSYPKPCIAEMGGKNPAIIAASADLEAATDGVLKSAFGLQGQKCSACSRIYVHKSVARPFADLLVEKTNRIAIGDPVRKENWLGPVINKAAHDKYARFVEIGRKDGKILAGGELLRGEPYDHGFFVKPTLIGGLPKEHRLMHDEMFLPITCLWEFDTFEEAIELANRTEYGLTAGLFSRDETEIKKFFDRIEAGVVYVNRRAGATTGAWPGINPFGGWKGSGSSGKSSGGPYYAAQFMREQSRTLIKG, from the coding sequence ATGGCTGATACCCGTTCGGCCGCCCCCAAGGTGACCTACGCGACCCTGGCGGCGGGCCAGACTCCCGAGTTCAACAAGGCGTACGACGAGGCGGTCGAAAGGGTCAAGGGGGCTCTGGGGAAGACGCACGGCCTCCTCATCGGCGGCCGGGAAATCCCGGCCAAGGAAACGTTCGCCGACACGAGTCCGAGCGACACCCGTATCGTGCTCGGCCGTTTCGCGAGCGGCTCCCGCGCCGACGCCCAGGCGGCGATCGCCTCCGCGCGCAAGGCGTACGAGACCGTCTGGCGCGACCTCCCCTGGCGAGAGCGGGTCGCCTTCATCCGCAAGACCGCGTCGATCATCGAGAAGCGCCGCTACGACATCGCCGCTCTCATGAGCTTGGAGGTGGGCAAGAACCGCCTGGAGGCGATGGGGGACGGCCAGGAGACGGCCGACCTGATGAACTACTACTGCGACCAGCTGGAAAGACACCAGGGGTTCGAAGAGCCTATGGACCGGCTGTCCGACAAGGAGGACAACCGGGACGTCCTGCGCCCGTTCGGAGTCTGGGTCATCATCTCCCCCTTCAATTTCCCGATGGCGCTCTCGGGAGGGCCCTCATCGGGGGCGCTCCTGGGAGGGAACACGGTCGTCTTCAAGCCGGCGACCGACACGCCGATGACCGGCTACGCCCTGGCGGAATGCTACCGCGAAGCCGGACTGCCGGAGGGAGTCTTCAACTACGTGACGGGTCCGGGGTCGAGCGTCGGAGACGAGCTGGTGACGAACGCGGGCGCCGACGGCATCCTGTTCACGGGCTCGCGCGAAGTCGGCTTCGACATCTTCAGGAAATTCTCGCGCTCCTATCCGAAGCCGTGCATCGCCGAGATGGGCGGCAAGAATCCTGCGATCATCGCCGCCAGCGCCGATCTCGAGGCGGCGACGGACGGTGTCCTGAAATCCGCCTTCGGTCTGCAGGGACAGAAGTGCAGCGCCTGCTCGCGCATCTACGTGCACAAGTCCGTGGCCCGGCCGTTCGCCGACCTCCTGGTCGAGAAGACGAACCGGATCGCCATCGGAGATCCGGTCAGGAAGGAGAACTGGCTCGGTCCGGTCATCAACAAGGCGGCCCACGACAAGTACGCCCGGTTCGTCGAGATCGGCAGAAAGGACGGAAAGATCCTGGCGGGTGGCGAGCTGCTGCGCGGCGAGCCGTACGACCACGGATTCTTCGTGAAGCCGACCCTCATCGGCGGGCTGCCGAAGGAGCACCGGCTGATGCACGACGAGATGTTCCTGCCGATCACCTGCCTGTGGGAGTTCGACACGTTCGAGGAGGCGATCGAGCTTGCGAACCGGACCGAGTATGGTCTCACCGCGGGTCTGTTCAGCCGGGACGAAACGGAGATCAAGAAGTTCTTCGATCGGATCGAAGCGGGGGTCGTCTACGTCAACCGGCGCGCCGGCGCCACGACCGGCGCCTGGCCCGGGATCAACCCCTTCGGAGGCTGGAAGGGGAGCGGTTCGTCGGGCAAGTCCTCCGGCGGACCTTACTACGCCGCCCAGTTCATGCGGGAGCAGAGCCGCACGCTGATCAAGGGGTAG
- a CDS encoding O-acetyl-ADP-ribose deacetylase, which translates to MQVLTVGDSRLVLVQGDITLQDTDAIVNAANTSLLGGGGVDGAIHRAGGPQILEECRSIVARQGGCPTGQAVVTGGGRLKARFVIHAVGPVWRGGGHGEDAALRSAYAASLAQALAVGAESVSFPCISTGIYGFPVERAARIACDAVAAFVTEHGRPREVRFVVFSARDYAVYAPLIDGTPSGS; encoded by the coding sequence ATGCAGGTGCTTACGGTCGGCGACTCGAGGCTCGTCCTGGTCCAGGGGGACATCACCCTGCAGGACACCGACGCGATCGTGAACGCCGCCAACACATCCCTTCTGGGCGGCGGAGGCGTCGACGGCGCGATCCACCGGGCGGGCGGCCCGCAGATCCTCGAAGAGTGCCGCTCGATCGTGGCCAGGCAGGGGGGCTGCCCCACGGGACAGGCGGTCGTCACCGGGGGCGGCCGGCTGAAGGCGCGCTTCGTCATCCATGCCGTGGGGCCGGTGTGGCGGGGGGGCGGCCACGGCGAGGACGCGGCGCTCCGCAGCGCCTACGCCGCCAGCCTGGCCCAGGCCCTCGCCGTCGGCGCGGAGTCCGTTTCCTTCCCCTGCATCAGCACCGGGATCTACGGATTCCCCGTCGAGCGGGCCGCCCGCATCGCCTGCGACGCTGTGGCGGCTTTCGTGACCGAGCACGGCCGTCCGCGCGAGGTGCGGTTCGTCGTCTTCAGCGCTCGGGACTACGCGGTCTACGCCCCTTTGATTGACGGCACCCCCTCCGGATCCTGA
- a CDS encoding sigma-70 family RNA polymerase sigma factor: MNPPDEARLIGEAQRGSAVAFEDLVRRYDSGVLRLALRIVRSEEEAREIYQEAFLRTFSTIGEFRGECSFGTWLYRIVTNLCLDHTRRHRAGRRNAPLLPLDGERGDRWTVEAARLLVDRRPGSDPERVLESGEVRRRVVEALALLPERERLVFELRHDQGLRLAAIAEILETSDQTIRNCLYRAHQRLRAALADLREIAADGASGRAPSRDRTVRLGGRPERANGVE; this comes from the coding sequence GTGAATCCACCGGATGAGGCTCGACTCATCGGCGAGGCGCAGCGGGGGAGTGCTGTGGCATTCGAGGACCTGGTGCGCCGTTACGACTCGGGCGTGCTCCGGCTGGCGCTCAGGATCGTGCGGTCCGAGGAGGAGGCGCGTGAGATCTACCAGGAGGCGTTTCTCAGGACGTTCAGCACGATCGGCGAGTTCCGGGGCGAGTGCTCCTTCGGGACCTGGCTCTACAGGATCGTCACGAACCTGTGCCTGGACCACACGCGCCGGCACCGGGCCGGACGGCGGAACGCTCCGCTTCTCCCGCTCGACGGCGAGCGCGGGGACCGCTGGACCGTCGAGGCGGCCCGGCTTCTGGTCGACCGGCGGCCGGGGAGCGATCCTGAGAGGGTCCTCGAATCGGGCGAAGTGCGCCGCCGCGTCGTCGAGGCGCTCGCGCTCCTGCCGGAGCGCGAGCGGCTGGTGTTCGAGCTGCGGCACGACCAGGGGCTGCGCCTGGCCGCGATCGCGGAGATCCTGGAGACCTCCGACCAGACGATCCGGAACTGCCTGTACCGGGCGCACCAGCGACTGCGCGCGGCGCTCGCCGACCTCAGAGAGATCGCGGCCGATGGGGCGTCCGGCCGGGCCCCATCTCGCGACAGAACCGTCCGACTCGGGGGCCGACCCGAGAGGGCGAATGGGGTGGAATGA
- a CDS encoding HEAT repeat domain-containing protein: MMLCEKNRESIVMMIHDELEEAERRDLETHLHDCPTCAAVLEEERRLMELVARSSEGEPAPDLLRRCREDLHRALGGATTAGSRSGTAAALRGWRVRLSPAWATALLAAGFAFGRVFPGSGLSSLGARPETALEAGTTIANVDFHETDPLSDRISLTYDTLRRTSLSGTAGDPRIRRVLVDTVRDSRNAGLRLEALDVLRGHVDDREVRAALVRAVRDDDNAGARLKALEALRGRAADDPEVRGAIIDALVKDTNPGVRVRAVDALQGTRGPETLAVLKRLADQDPNEYVRLRSAALVSEMLPQERAR; this comes from the coding sequence ATGATGCTCTGTGAAAAGAACCGCGAATCCATCGTGATGATGATCCACGACGAGCTGGAGGAGGCGGAGCGCCGCGACCTGGAGACGCATCTTCATGACTGCCCGACCTGCGCGGCCGTGCTGGAGGAGGAGCGGCGGCTGATGGAGCTCGTCGCCCGCTCGTCGGAAGGGGAGCCCGCCCCGGATCTTCTGCGACGATGTCGCGAGGACCTGCACCGGGCCCTGGGCGGAGCGACGACCGCGGGGAGTCGTTCCGGGACCGCCGCGGCGCTCCGAGGCTGGAGAGTGCGGCTGTCGCCCGCGTGGGCCACGGCTCTGCTCGCGGCAGGCTTCGCCTTCGGCCGCGTCTTTCCCGGATCGGGGCTCTCGTCGCTGGGGGCCCGCCCGGAGACGGCCCTGGAGGCGGGGACCACGATCGCCAACGTCGATTTCCACGAGACCGATCCGCTCTCCGACCGGATCAGCCTGACCTACGACACGCTGCGACGTACGTCCCTCTCGGGGACAGCGGGCGACCCGCGGATCCGCCGGGTGCTGGTCGACACGGTGCGCGACAGCCGGAATGCCGGGCTGCGGCTGGAAGCCCTCGACGTTCTGCGCGGTCACGTCGACGATCGCGAGGTGCGCGCCGCCCTCGTGCGCGCGGTGCGCGACGACGACAACGCCGGCGCCCGGCTCAAGGCCCTCGAGGCCCTGAGGGGGCGCGCGGCCGACGACCCCGAAGTACGCGGCGCCATCATCGATGCGCTCGTGAAGGACACGAATCCTGGAGTGCGCGTGCGGGCCGTCGACGCGCTCCAGGGGACGCGAGGCCCCGAGACGCTGGCGGTGCTGAAACGGCTGGCCGACCAGGATCCCAACGAGTACGTGCGCCTGCGCTCGGCCGCCCTGGTCAGCGAGATGCTGCCGCAGGAGCGCGCGCGATGA
- a CDS encoding PDZ domain-containing protein produces the protein MSRTPVVLATLLLLAAAPASAARPAPPPSPASGETPSTPRPAPRAPRDHMIFMSSEGSWLGVSIADITSERAKELGMKEETGAEVTSVMPGSPAEEAGLQKKDVILEYQGTRIEGAMQLTRMVRETPPGRTVTVKTLRDGETRVVKVKVAEHDGEEHGGMFHRRIEIPPIEMPDIDLPDIPFLGSVPSSSRLGVSVENLGDQLGEYFGVKSGDGVLVRSVKKGSPAESAGLRAGDVIVKVDGERISDAADLRSLLRGHRGKAFPISIVRDRREQNVTVTLPKPEEPPEEEQEESRSRDPQRERHQKQADLAALIQERVRSRMDQARARLEAAQAELEARSGAADDDI, from the coding sequence ATGTCGAGAACGCCCGTCGTCCTGGCAACGCTGCTCCTGCTCGCCGCCGCCCCGGCCTCGGCCGCGCGGCCGGCGCCGCCGCCGTCCCCGGCCTCCGGAGAGACGCCGTCCACTCCGCGGCCGGCGCCCCGCGCCCCCCGCGACCACATGATCTTCATGTCGTCGGAGGGCTCGTGGCTCGGCGTCAGCATCGCCGACATCACTTCCGAAAGGGCAAAGGAGCTGGGCATGAAGGAGGAGACCGGTGCCGAGGTCACCTCCGTGATGCCGGGCAGCCCCGCCGAGGAGGCTGGTCTTCAGAAGAAAGACGTGATCCTCGAGTACCAGGGGACGCGCATCGAGGGCGCCATGCAGCTCACGCGCATGGTGCGCGAGACTCCGCCCGGCCGCACCGTGACGGTCAAGACGCTGCGCGATGGGGAGACGCGGGTGGTGAAGGTCAAGGTCGCCGAGCACGACGGTGAGGAGCACGGGGGGATGTTCCACAGGCGGATCGAGATCCCGCCTATCGAGATGCCCGACATCGACCTGCCGGACATACCGTTCCTCGGGAGCGTCCCGTCCTCCTCGCGCCTGGGGGTCTCCGTCGAGAACCTCGGCGATCAGCTCGGCGAGTACTTCGGCGTGAAAAGCGGAGACGGGGTGCTGGTGCGCTCGGTCAAGAAGGGGAGCCCCGCGGAGAGCGCAGGGCTGCGCGCCGGGGACGTGATCGTGAAAGTGGACGGCGAGAGAATCTCCGACGCCGCCGATCTGCGGAGCCTCCTGCGCGGCCACCGCGGCAAGGCCTTCCCGATCAGCATCGTGCGCGACCGCCGTGAGCAGAACGTCACCGTCACGCTGCCCAAGCCGGAGGAGCCTCCCGAGGAGGAGCAGGAGGAGTCGCGCTCCAGGGATCCGCAGAGGGAGCGCCACCAGAAGCAGGCCGACCTCGCCGCCCTCATCCAGGAGCGCGTCCGCAGCAGGATGGATCAGGCCAGGGCCAGGCTGGAGGCGGCGCAGGCCGAGTTGGAAGCCCGGTCAGGCGCGGCGGACGACGATATCTAG
- a CDS encoding LeuA family protein, translating into MARDGDHPDDLVYDWNLSDLPARPSLPIGLDDETLRDGLQGPSVTDPPIEMKGRILRAMDALGIDTADVGLPGAGPKAVADSTALCRQIVEEKLSIRPNCAARTMARDIEPIARIASSTGLPVEACLFIGSSAIRQYAEDWSIDLLQQRTEESVRFAVREGLPVMYVTEDTCRAHPDTLRRLYRTAIDCGARRLCVTDTVGHATPHGAVQVVRFVARIVEESGAHVGIDWHGHRDRGLGLANTLAAIAAGATRVHGCALGIGERAGNTPMDLILVNLKLLGWIDRDLTGLGEYCRLVSEGCRVPIPSNYPVVGPDAFETGTGVHAAAVIKALRKNDPWLADRVYSGVPASDFGFRQTIRIGPMSGRSNVIFWMEQHGLEPKDEVVDRIFAAAKNSDRLLEEDEIRELAGPPKASAAGRPRSSGTRRRG; encoded by the coding sequence ATGGCGCGCGACGGCGACCATCCCGACGATCTCGTTTACGACTGGAACCTCTCCGACCTCCCGGCAAGACCGTCCCTTCCGATCGGTCTCGACGACGAGACGCTGCGCGACGGTCTGCAGGGACCGAGCGTCACCGATCCGCCGATCGAGATGAAGGGCAGGATCCTGCGCGCCATGGACGCGCTCGGCATCGACACGGCCGACGTCGGCCTGCCGGGCGCGGGCCCGAAGGCGGTCGCCGACTCGACCGCGCTGTGCCGGCAGATCGTGGAGGAGAAGCTGTCCATCCGTCCGAACTGCGCGGCGCGCACGATGGCGCGTGACATCGAGCCGATCGCGCGGATTGCCTCGTCCACGGGTCTCCCGGTGGAGGCCTGCCTGTTCATCGGCTCATCGGCGATCAGGCAGTACGCGGAGGACTGGTCGATCGATCTGCTTCAGCAGCGCACGGAGGAGTCGGTCAGGTTCGCCGTCAGGGAAGGGCTTCCGGTGATGTACGTCACCGAGGACACCTGTCGCGCGCATCCCGACACGCTGCGGCGCCTGTACAGGACCGCCATCGACTGCGGGGCGCGGCGTCTGTGCGTGACCGACACGGTGGGTCACGCGACGCCCCACGGGGCCGTGCAGGTGGTCCGCTTCGTGGCGCGGATCGTCGAGGAGAGCGGTGCCCACGTCGGCATCGACTGGCACGGCCACCGCGATCGCGGCCTGGGACTCGCCAACACGCTCGCCGCGATAGCCGCGGGCGCCACGCGGGTGCACGGATGCGCGCTGGGCATCGGCGAGCGGGCGGGGAACACCCCGATGGACCTGATCCTGGTGAACCTGAAGCTGCTCGGTTGGATCGACCGCGACCTGACGGGTCTGGGCGAGTACTGCCGCCTGGTCTCCGAAGGGTGCCGGGTGCCGATCCCCTCCAACTATCCCGTGGTCGGCCCGGACGCCTTCGAGACCGGCACCGGCGTGCACGCCGCGGCGGTCATCAAGGCGCTGCGCAAGAACGATCCGTGGCTGGCCGACCGCGTCTACTCCGGCGTCCCGGCCTCCGATTTCGGCTTCCGCCAGACGATCCGCATCGGTCCGATGAGCGGCCGGTCGAACGTCATCTTCTGGATGGAGCAGCACGGCCTGGAGCCGAAGGACGAAGTGGTCGATCGAATCTTCGCCGCCGCGAAGAACAGCGACCGGCTCCTCGAAGAGGATGAGATCCGGGAGCTGGCCGGCCCGCCGAAGGCCTCCGCCGCGGGCCGTCCCCGCAGTTCCGGCACGCGTCGCCGCGGCTAG
- a CDS encoding GGDEF domain-containing protein, whose translation MAIDKAILDSGRFKKTHASLVVLRGAQIGRDFRLRRRRTLVGRGPEVDIRVLDDLASREHASIEHEWDEGRKFGRYVLHDLGSTNGTLVNNRPAEHIELKEGDKIQVGGTLLKFVLLDEIEVRYHEEVRNRITYDRLTGLLTKESLDLALEMDLKRCRRYGLPMAVLMMDLDHFKSVNDTHGHLVGSHVLAEVGRLIRESLRDDDVSARYGGEEFIAYLSERTGLEARQAAERIRRTIEHERITYAGVEVAVTISIGVALFPAHGDDVQTLIGRADKALYRAKEEGRNRVSVEPLE comes from the coding sequence ATGGCCATCGACAAGGCCATCCTCGACAGTGGCCGCTTCAAGAAGACCCACGCCTCGCTCGTCGTCCTGCGCGGCGCCCAGATCGGCCGCGATTTCCGGCTGCGCCGCCGGCGCACGCTCGTGGGGCGCGGACCCGAGGTGGACATCCGGGTCCTGGACGATCTCGCCTCGCGCGAGCACGCCAGCATCGAGCACGAGTGGGATGAGGGGAGGAAGTTCGGGCGCTACGTCCTGCACGACCTCGGCAGCACCAACGGCACCCTGGTCAACAACCGTCCCGCCGAGCACATCGAGCTGAAGGAGGGGGACAAGATCCAGGTCGGCGGCACCCTCCTCAAGTTCGTGCTGCTCGACGAGATCGAAGTCCGCTATCACGAGGAGGTCCGGAACCGCATCACCTACGATCGGCTCACCGGTCTTCTCACCAAGGAATCGCTCGACTTGGCTCTGGAGATGGACCTGAAGCGCTGTCGGCGCTATGGTCTCCCGATGGCGGTCCTGATGATGGACCTCGATCACTTCAAGTCGGTCAACGACACCCACGGCCACCTGGTGGGGAGCCACGTGCTGGCGGAAGTCGGGCGCCTGATCCGCGAGTCCCTCCGCGACGACGACGTGTCGGCGCGCTACGGCGGCGAGGAGTTCATCGCCTACCTCTCCGAGCGGACCGGGCTGGAAGCGCGGCAGGCCGCCGAGCGGATACGCCGGACCATCGAGCACGAGCGGATCACCTACGCGGGGGTGGAGGTCGCCGTGACCATCAGCATCGGGGTCGCGCTGTTCCCGGCGCACGGGGACGACGTCCAGACTCTGATCGGGCGCGCCGACAAGGCCCTGTACCGCGCGAAGGAAGAGGGCCGCAACCGCGTCTCGGTCGAGCCTCTGGAATGA
- a CDS encoding GGDEF domain-containing protein, whose translation MSQKPHDRTMAIDRSSLDAGRFRKEHAALVVLQGAEFGRNFRVRRGRMIVGRGFGAEIRLADDLASREHARVECLWDPATQVTTYRIVDLGSTNHTFVNSTRVESADLREGDKIQIGDTVLKFVLLDDIEAKFHEEVRNRISYDQLTGLLTKESLYLALEMELKRCLRYGLPLTVLMMDLDRFKSVNATHGHLMGSHVLAEVGRLIRESIRSADVAARYGGEEFLAYLSETALPGATLAAERVRGAIEEHPFTLDGATLRITISIGIAACPAHGRDIVSLVRRADLALYRAKEGGRNRTCVETED comes from the coding sequence ATGTCCCAGAAACCGCACGATCGCACCATGGCGATCGACAGATCGTCCCTCGACGCGGGACGATTCCGCAAGGAGCACGCCGCGCTGGTCGTCCTCCAGGGCGCCGAGTTCGGACGCAACTTCCGCGTGCGCCGCGGCCGGATGATCGTCGGTCGGGGATTCGGGGCGGAGATCCGGCTGGCCGACGACCTCGCATCGCGCGAGCATGCCCGCGTCGAGTGCCTCTGGGACCCTGCGACGCAGGTGACCACGTACCGGATCGTCGACCTCGGCAGCACGAACCACACCTTCGTCAACTCGACCCGCGTGGAGAGCGCCGACCTGCGGGAAGGGGACAAGATCCAGATCGGCGACACCGTCCTGAAGTTCGTCCTTCTCGACGACATCGAGGCGAAATTCCACGAGGAGGTCCGCAACCGCATCTCCTACGACCAGCTCACCGGTCTTTTGACCAAGGAATCGCTCTATCTGGCGCTCGAGATGGAGCTGAAGCGCTGCCTCCGGTACGGGCTGCCCCTGACCGTGCTGATGATGGACCTCGACCGCTTCAAGTCGGTGAACGCCACGCACGGACACCTCATGGGCAGCCACGTCCTGGCCGAGGTCGGCCGGCTGATCCGCGAGTCGATCCGTTCAGCCGACGTCGCGGCGCGTTACGGCGGGGAAGAGTTCCTCGCCTACCTGTCCGAGACCGCCCTCCCGGGGGCGACGCTGGCGGCGGAACGCGTCCGCGGCGCCATCGAGGAGCATCCCTTCACGCTGGACGGCGCAACTCTCAGGATCACCATCAGCATCGGCATCGCGGCCTGTCCCGCGCACGGCCGGGATATCGTCTCCCTGGTCCGCCGCGCCGACCTGGCCCTCTACAGGGCCAAGGAGGGCGGCCGCAACCGCACCTGCGTCGAGACGGAGGACTGA